The Fulvia fulva chromosome 11, complete sequence genome segment ATCCCAAACCACAACATCTCCCGAAATCAGCATCCACCATCTTCCTGTCTTACCGATCTCGGCGAGGCACAGCAAAGATGCCAGCCATCAGAGGTCCGAAGTCGAAATCAAAGACGCGCCGCCATACTCGTGATCTCGACCAGGTCCACGCTGACTTGCTGTCGAAAAAGCACCTCGAAAAGTACACCGAGACGAAAGCGAAGGAGGATCTGCCCGGGTTCGGAGAGTGGTATTGCGTCGAGTGCGCAAAGTGGTATGAGTCCGAGACCAACTTTGTCAAGCACCAGAAGGGCAAGCCGCACAAGAGACGAGTGCGCGATCTGAAAGAAGAGCCGTACAGCCAGAAGGAAGCGGAGCTGGCCACGGGCTTGACAACGGACAATGGCAGGAAGCCAGTCGAGGAGTCGGAAATGATCGATGCGTCGGAGGATGAGGATGTATGAAGGAGATGTCAACGAAAGGACGGGCAGAAGTCATATGGCTAATGCGATTTCTTCATCGGACCATCCATGCTGGACTACCATCTTCCACTATTGGAGGCATAAGTCTCAGCAAGTCTCATGATCTTGAACCACGCATCACAACATTGGACAATGCTCTCAGGGATTCTCGAATGGACTATACCACTCACCGACACCGCTATCAGCAGTGATAAAGTCCACTGCCGAA includes the following:
- a CDS encoding Zinc finger protein bud20, translated to MPAIRGPKSKSKTRRHTRDLDQVHADLLSKKHLEKYTETKAKEDLPGFGEWYCVECAKWYESETNFVKHQKGKPHKRRVRDLKEEPYSQKEAELATGLTTDNGRKPVEESEMIDASEDEDV